The proteins below come from a single Tachysurus fulvidraco isolate hzauxx_2018 chromosome 26, HZAU_PFXX_2.0, whole genome shotgun sequence genomic window:
- the LOC113663977 gene encoding integrin alpha-D-like gives MGKLRLLNNHQLSLWHLYNSLILIVSSVVGFNLNTEQPTIFKALSNTSAFGYRVCHFGSGSVLVTDPLYNNGTGTVYRCVYKDGQCVQLPTEVQSNGAFGLSLACTEDRAMVSFLMFPVNTGCKCVWLIGKCLT, from the exons ATGGGGAAATTAAGATTGTTAAACAATCATCAGCTCAGTTTGTGGCATCTCTACAATTCTCTGATCCTGA ttgtttCTTCTGTTGTTGGATTTAACCTCAACACTGAACAGCCCACGATCTTTAAAGCTCTATCCAACACTTCAGCATTTGGTTACCGTGTTTGTCACTTTGGATCTGGAAG TGTGTTAGTCACAGATCCTCTCTATAACAATGGCACCGGTactgtatacaggtgtgtgtataaggaTGGTCAATGTGTTCAGCTCCCCACTGAAG TTCAGTCTAATGGAGCATTCGGTCTTTCGCTTGCTTGCACTGAGGATCGTGCCATGGTGAGTTTCCTAATGTTTCCTGTAAACACCggatgtaagtgtgtgtggttgattGGAAAATGTTTAACTTAA
- the arhgef15a gene encoding ephexin-1 isoform X1: MHALRHNHAHAHTHTHTHTHTQTRTHTHTHGLWALCHDSSSKTKMAALRPRLSHKPRLPPKPKQHTPNTITTHTPPATTGDEHTSSLKTTEGFLQTRHGHSSREKRQKEERQKIEWKTKLQVDVGRSEPDGSETDEGGKAEQSVRSATLPLHHTDEKHCHCICHLPRPGMRLMWVPLDDRSHAGQNINNGHLQGDEKPPAVEDTGQRRRTSNVVECTSVKSPTMPQCYSCRSFRLHHSPQEDLGSEDVYESMEVFFSSLPTEEPIYLQLQPSDHSSPTPPTRPIPPPRPLSTLHERQKEKWSTQLGLGYVLSPRGGRPPIRAHTNCERGSGSLLQKPKTEDKKKDENKDTKEDKKSGDQQQVICDGDSGSDQGGRELLQCVSSAPIRRCVSECVMCGDVTLWQHLEAVKQSGVLHTLTYRERQRQECMFEVMTSEASYLRSLNVLRDHFLGSRELDNTLVIHDKKSLFSNILQVHEVSQRFLKDLLARVDECVLISDVCDIIYFHAHTHFSVYIEYVRNQVYQEKTYNKLMQCNREFHTVMRRLEQSPLCNRLPFTSFMLLPFQRFTRIKILIQSILKNTVEGSKEENTACRALTTVNEMIKEANTQVGQMKQMEELIHITTMLEFDKLKAIPLVSRTRCLEKQGELQELIKGGSMFSFRFRFNPIYIFLFNDIIILTRRSSVNADRFLVLDHAHRSLVQVQPQLDHTFSLIMLENHQGKMCERVLKANTESDLHRWTAAFPSVSITQELKEERVYADWDCPQVQCINQYVAKQADELSLEPSDIINVIRKTSEGWWEGIRLSDQTTGWFPHNVVIEVTNDHQRRRNLREQYRISQAANHSTTSTALLQTANHSVPN, encoded by the exons ATGCACGCCCTCAGACACAatcatgcacacgcacacacacacacacacacacacacacacacacaaacacgcacacacacacacacgcacggtcTTTGGGCTCTTTGTCATGACAGCAGCAGCAAAACCAAG ATGGCCGCTCTGAGACCTCGCCTCTCTCACAAACCAAGACTGCCACCTAAACCAAagcaacacacaccaaacaccatcactacacacacaccaccagcgACCACAGGAGATGAACATACGTCCTCGTTAAAAACAACAGAAGGATTTCTGCAGACACGCCACGGCCACTCATCCCgagagaagagacagaaagaggagaGACAAAAGATAGAGTGGAAAACTAAGCTGCAAGTGGATGTGGGACGGTCAG AGCCAGATGGCAGTGAGACAGACGAAGGTGGTAAAGCAGAGCAGAGTGTGAGGAGTGCGACGCTGCCCCTTCACCACACAGATGAGAAGCACTGCCACTGCATTTGTCACCTTCCTCGACCAGGTATGAGGCTGATGTGGGTTCCTCTGGACGACAGATCACATGCAggacaaaacataaataatggACATTTACAAGGAGACGAAAAACCTCCAGCCGTGGAGGACACGGGCCAAAGACGGAGGACAAGCAATGTAGTAGAATGCACCTCTGTTAAATCTCCCACAATGCCTCAGTGTTATAGCTGCCGTAGTTTCCGCCTCCATCACAGCCCACAGGAAGACTTGGGAAGTGAGGATGTGTATGAGAGCATGGAGGTGTTCTTCTCTTCACTTCCCACTGAGGAGCCCATATATCTACAGCTCCAACCATCTGATCACTCCTCCCCAACCCCACCCACCAGACCAATACCCCCACCACGCCCACTATCAACTCTGCATGAACGTCAAAAAGAGAAGTGGAGCACACAGCTTGGCCTGGGCTATGTACTCTCACCGAGAGGAGGCCGTCCACCAATCAGAGCTCACACCAACTGCGAAAGAGGAAGTGGAAGTCTTCTACAAAAACCGAAGACAG AGGACAAGAAAAAAGATGAGAACAAAGACACCAAAGAAGACAAAAA GAGTGGTGATCAGCAGCAGGTGATCTGTGATGGAGACAGTGGCAGTGATCAAGGTGGAAGAG agctgctgcagtgtgtgagcTCTGCCCCTATCAGAaggtgtgtgagcgagtgtgtgatgtgtggagaCGTCACACTGTGGCAGCATCTCGAAGCAGTGAAGCAGAGTGGAGTGTTACACACACTTacctacagagagagacagagacaggag TGTATGTTTGAGGTTATGACCTCTGAGGCATCTTACCTGCGCTCACTCAACGTGCTCAGAGATCACTTCCTGGGGTCACGGGAACTGGACAACACGCTTGTGATCCACGACAAGAAGTCACTCTTCTCCAACATCCTGCAGGTGCACGAGGTCAGCCAGAG GTTCCTGAAGGATCTGTTGGCTCGGGTAGATGAATGTGTGCTCATCTCTGATGTGTGTGACATCATCTActtccatgcacacacacacttctctgtcTACATTGAGTACGTCAGGAACCAGGTGTATCAGGAAAAGACCTACAACAAACTAAT gcagTGTAACCGTGAGTTCCACACAGTAATGAGGCGTTTAGAACAATCTCCTCTCTGTAATCGGCTGCCATTTACCTCCTTCATGTTGCTGCCATTCCAGAGATTCACACGCATAAAAATCCTGATacag AGTATTCTGAAGAACACAGTGGAGGGTTCAAAAGAGGAAAACACAGCCTGCAGAGCTCTAACTACCGTGAATGAG atgattaAAGAGGCAAATACACAAGTGGGTCAGATGAAGCAGATGGAGGAGCTCATACACATCACCACTATGCTAGAGTTTGACAAACTCAAG GCAATTCCTCTGGTGTCTCGGACACGGTGTCTGGAGAAACAAGGTGAGCTACAGGAGCTCATTAAAGGAGGATCAATGTTCAGCTTCCGCTTCCGATTCAATCCCATCTACATCTTCCTCTTCAATGACATCATTATCCTTACACGCAGGAG cagtgTAAATGCAGATCGTTTCCTGGTTCTTGACCATGCCCACCGCTCACTGGTTCAGGTCCAACCTCAGTTAGACCACACCTTCTCTCTAATAATGCTGGAGAATCACCAGGGCAAGATGTGTGAGCGTGTACTGAAGGCTAACACAGA ATCAGATCTACACCGGTGGACAGCAGCATTTCCATCTGTCTCTATCACTCAAGaattaaaagaagaaagagtGTATGCTGATTGGG ACTGCCCACAGGTCCAGTGCATCAATCAGTATGTTGCAAAACAGGCTGATGAGCTCAGCCTAGAACCTTCAGACATCATCAATGTTATACGCAAAACAAGCGAGG GTTGGTGGGAGGGGATTCGACTCTCCGATCAAACGACTGGTTGGTTTCCACACAACGTCGTGATTGAGGTCACCAATGATCACCAGCGCCGCCGTAACCTTCGAGAACAATACCGAATCTCTCAGGCAGCCAATCACAGCACTACAAGCACAGCTTTACTACAAACAGCCAATCACAGTGTTCCCAACTGA
- the arhgef15a gene encoding ephexin-1 isoform X2, whose product MHALRHNHAHAHTHTHTHTHTQTRTHTHTHGLWALCHDSSSKTKMAALRPRLSHKPRLPPKPKQHTPNTITTHTPPATTGDEHTSSLKTTEGFLQTRHGHSSREKRQKEERQKIEWKTKLQVDVGRSEPDGSETDEGGKAEQSVRSATLPLHHTDEKHCHCICHLPRPGMRLMWVPLDDRSHAGQNINNGHLQGDEKPPAVEDTGQRRRTSNVVECTSVKSPTMPQCYSCRSFRLHHSPQEDLGSEDVYESMEVFFSSLPTEEPIYLQLQPSDHSSPTPPTRPIPPPRPLSTLHERQKEKWSTQLGLGYVLSPRGGRPPIRAHTNCERGSGSLLQKPKTEDKKKDENKDTKEDKKSGDQQQVICDGDSGSDQGGRELLQCVSSAPIRRCVSECVMCGDVTLWQHLEAVKQSGVLHTLTYRERQRQECMFEVMTSEASYLRSLNVLRDHFLGSRELDNTLVIHDKKSLFSNILQVHEVSQRFLKDLLARVDECVLISDVCDIIYFHAHTHFSVYIEYVRNQVYQEKTYNKLMQCNREFHTVMRRLEQSPLCNRLPFTSFMLLPFQRFTRIKILIQSILKNTVEGSKEENTACRALTTVNEMIKEANTQVGQMKQMEELIHITTMLEFDKLKAIPLVSRTRCLEKQGELQELIKGGSMFSFRFRFNPIYIFLFNDIIILTRRSVNADRFLVLDHAHRSLVQVQPQLDHTFSLIMLENHQGKMCERVLKANTESDLHRWTAAFPSVSITQELKEERVYADWDCPQVQCINQYVAKQADELSLEPSDIINVIRKTSEGWWEGIRLSDQTTGWFPHNVVIEVTNDHQRRRNLREQYRISQAANHSTTSTALLQTANHSVPN is encoded by the exons ATGCACGCCCTCAGACACAatcatgcacacgcacacacacacacacacacacacacacacacacaaacacgcacacacacacacacgcacggtcTTTGGGCTCTTTGTCATGACAGCAGCAGCAAAACCAAG ATGGCCGCTCTGAGACCTCGCCTCTCTCACAAACCAAGACTGCCACCTAAACCAAagcaacacacaccaaacaccatcactacacacacaccaccagcgACCACAGGAGATGAACATACGTCCTCGTTAAAAACAACAGAAGGATTTCTGCAGACACGCCACGGCCACTCATCCCgagagaagagacagaaagaggagaGACAAAAGATAGAGTGGAAAACTAAGCTGCAAGTGGATGTGGGACGGTCAG AGCCAGATGGCAGTGAGACAGACGAAGGTGGTAAAGCAGAGCAGAGTGTGAGGAGTGCGACGCTGCCCCTTCACCACACAGATGAGAAGCACTGCCACTGCATTTGTCACCTTCCTCGACCAGGTATGAGGCTGATGTGGGTTCCTCTGGACGACAGATCACATGCAggacaaaacataaataatggACATTTACAAGGAGACGAAAAACCTCCAGCCGTGGAGGACACGGGCCAAAGACGGAGGACAAGCAATGTAGTAGAATGCACCTCTGTTAAATCTCCCACAATGCCTCAGTGTTATAGCTGCCGTAGTTTCCGCCTCCATCACAGCCCACAGGAAGACTTGGGAAGTGAGGATGTGTATGAGAGCATGGAGGTGTTCTTCTCTTCACTTCCCACTGAGGAGCCCATATATCTACAGCTCCAACCATCTGATCACTCCTCCCCAACCCCACCCACCAGACCAATACCCCCACCACGCCCACTATCAACTCTGCATGAACGTCAAAAAGAGAAGTGGAGCACACAGCTTGGCCTGGGCTATGTACTCTCACCGAGAGGAGGCCGTCCACCAATCAGAGCTCACACCAACTGCGAAAGAGGAAGTGGAAGTCTTCTACAAAAACCGAAGACAG AGGACAAGAAAAAAGATGAGAACAAAGACACCAAAGAAGACAAAAA GAGTGGTGATCAGCAGCAGGTGATCTGTGATGGAGACAGTGGCAGTGATCAAGGTGGAAGAG agctgctgcagtgtgtgagcTCTGCCCCTATCAGAaggtgtgtgagcgagtgtgtgatgtgtggagaCGTCACACTGTGGCAGCATCTCGAAGCAGTGAAGCAGAGTGGAGTGTTACACACACTTacctacagagagagacagagacaggag TGTATGTTTGAGGTTATGACCTCTGAGGCATCTTACCTGCGCTCACTCAACGTGCTCAGAGATCACTTCCTGGGGTCACGGGAACTGGACAACACGCTTGTGATCCACGACAAGAAGTCACTCTTCTCCAACATCCTGCAGGTGCACGAGGTCAGCCAGAG GTTCCTGAAGGATCTGTTGGCTCGGGTAGATGAATGTGTGCTCATCTCTGATGTGTGTGACATCATCTActtccatgcacacacacacttctctgtcTACATTGAGTACGTCAGGAACCAGGTGTATCAGGAAAAGACCTACAACAAACTAAT gcagTGTAACCGTGAGTTCCACACAGTAATGAGGCGTTTAGAACAATCTCCTCTCTGTAATCGGCTGCCATTTACCTCCTTCATGTTGCTGCCATTCCAGAGATTCACACGCATAAAAATCCTGATacag AGTATTCTGAAGAACACAGTGGAGGGTTCAAAAGAGGAAAACACAGCCTGCAGAGCTCTAACTACCGTGAATGAG atgattaAAGAGGCAAATACACAAGTGGGTCAGATGAAGCAGATGGAGGAGCTCATACACATCACCACTATGCTAGAGTTTGACAAACTCAAG GCAATTCCTCTGGTGTCTCGGACACGGTGTCTGGAGAAACAAGGTGAGCTACAGGAGCTCATTAAAGGAGGATCAATGTTCAGCTTCCGCTTCCGATTCAATCCCATCTACATCTTCCTCTTCAATGACATCATTATCCTTACACGCAGGAG tgTAAATGCAGATCGTTTCCTGGTTCTTGACCATGCCCACCGCTCACTGGTTCAGGTCCAACCTCAGTTAGACCACACCTTCTCTCTAATAATGCTGGAGAATCACCAGGGCAAGATGTGTGAGCGTGTACTGAAGGCTAACACAGA ATCAGATCTACACCGGTGGACAGCAGCATTTCCATCTGTCTCTATCACTCAAGaattaaaagaagaaagagtGTATGCTGATTGGG ACTGCCCACAGGTCCAGTGCATCAATCAGTATGTTGCAAAACAGGCTGATGAGCTCAGCCTAGAACCTTCAGACATCATCAATGTTATACGCAAAACAAGCGAGG GTTGGTGGGAGGGGATTCGACTCTCCGATCAAACGACTGGTTGGTTTCCACACAACGTCGTGATTGAGGTCACCAATGATCACCAGCGCCGCCGTAACCTTCGAGAACAATACCGAATCTCTCAGGCAGCCAATCACAGCACTACAAGCACAGCTTTACTACAAACAGCCAATCACAGTGTTCCCAACTGA
- the arhgef15a gene encoding ephexin-1 isoform X3 has product MAALRPRLSHKPRLPPKPKQHTPNTITTHTPPATTGDEHTSSLKTTEGFLQTRHGHSSREKRQKEERQKIEWKTKLQVDVGRSEPDGSETDEGGKAEQSVRSATLPLHHTDEKHCHCICHLPRPGMRLMWVPLDDRSHAGQNINNGHLQGDEKPPAVEDTGQRRRTSNVVECTSVKSPTMPQCYSCRSFRLHHSPQEDLGSEDVYESMEVFFSSLPTEEPIYLQLQPSDHSSPTPPTRPIPPPRPLSTLHERQKEKWSTQLGLGYVLSPRGGRPPIRAHTNCERGSGSLLQKPKTEDKKKDENKDTKEDKKSGDQQQVICDGDSGSDQGGRELLQCVSSAPIRRCVSECVMCGDVTLWQHLEAVKQSGVLHTLTYRERQRQECMFEVMTSEASYLRSLNVLRDHFLGSRELDNTLVIHDKKSLFSNILQVHEVSQRFLKDLLARVDECVLISDVCDIIYFHAHTHFSVYIEYVRNQVYQEKTYNKLMQCNREFHTVMRRLEQSPLCNRLPFTSFMLLPFQRFTRIKILIQSILKNTVEGSKEENTACRALTTVNEMIKEANTQVGQMKQMEELIHITTMLEFDKLKAIPLVSRTRCLEKQGELQELIKGGSMFSFRFRFNPIYIFLFNDIIILTRRSSVNADRFLVLDHAHRSLVQVQPQLDHTFSLIMLENHQGKMCERVLKANTESDLHRWTAAFPSVSITQELKEERVYADWDCPQVQCINQYVAKQADELSLEPSDIINVIRKTSEGWWEGIRLSDQTTGWFPHNVVIEVTNDHQRRRNLREQYRISQAANHSTTSTALLQTANHSVPN; this is encoded by the exons ATGGCCGCTCTGAGACCTCGCCTCTCTCACAAACCAAGACTGCCACCTAAACCAAagcaacacacaccaaacaccatcactacacacacaccaccagcgACCACAGGAGATGAACATACGTCCTCGTTAAAAACAACAGAAGGATTTCTGCAGACACGCCACGGCCACTCATCCCgagagaagagacagaaagaggagaGACAAAAGATAGAGTGGAAAACTAAGCTGCAAGTGGATGTGGGACGGTCAG AGCCAGATGGCAGTGAGACAGACGAAGGTGGTAAAGCAGAGCAGAGTGTGAGGAGTGCGACGCTGCCCCTTCACCACACAGATGAGAAGCACTGCCACTGCATTTGTCACCTTCCTCGACCAGGTATGAGGCTGATGTGGGTTCCTCTGGACGACAGATCACATGCAggacaaaacataaataatggACATTTACAAGGAGACGAAAAACCTCCAGCCGTGGAGGACACGGGCCAAAGACGGAGGACAAGCAATGTAGTAGAATGCACCTCTGTTAAATCTCCCACAATGCCTCAGTGTTATAGCTGCCGTAGTTTCCGCCTCCATCACAGCCCACAGGAAGACTTGGGAAGTGAGGATGTGTATGAGAGCATGGAGGTGTTCTTCTCTTCACTTCCCACTGAGGAGCCCATATATCTACAGCTCCAACCATCTGATCACTCCTCCCCAACCCCACCCACCAGACCAATACCCCCACCACGCCCACTATCAACTCTGCATGAACGTCAAAAAGAGAAGTGGAGCACACAGCTTGGCCTGGGCTATGTACTCTCACCGAGAGGAGGCCGTCCACCAATCAGAGCTCACACCAACTGCGAAAGAGGAAGTGGAAGTCTTCTACAAAAACCGAAGACAG AGGACAAGAAAAAAGATGAGAACAAAGACACCAAAGAAGACAAAAA GAGTGGTGATCAGCAGCAGGTGATCTGTGATGGAGACAGTGGCAGTGATCAAGGTGGAAGAG agctgctgcagtgtgtgagcTCTGCCCCTATCAGAaggtgtgtgagcgagtgtgtgatgtgtggagaCGTCACACTGTGGCAGCATCTCGAAGCAGTGAAGCAGAGTGGAGTGTTACACACACTTacctacagagagagacagagacaggag TGTATGTTTGAGGTTATGACCTCTGAGGCATCTTACCTGCGCTCACTCAACGTGCTCAGAGATCACTTCCTGGGGTCACGGGAACTGGACAACACGCTTGTGATCCACGACAAGAAGTCACTCTTCTCCAACATCCTGCAGGTGCACGAGGTCAGCCAGAG GTTCCTGAAGGATCTGTTGGCTCGGGTAGATGAATGTGTGCTCATCTCTGATGTGTGTGACATCATCTActtccatgcacacacacacttctctgtcTACATTGAGTACGTCAGGAACCAGGTGTATCAGGAAAAGACCTACAACAAACTAAT gcagTGTAACCGTGAGTTCCACACAGTAATGAGGCGTTTAGAACAATCTCCTCTCTGTAATCGGCTGCCATTTACCTCCTTCATGTTGCTGCCATTCCAGAGATTCACACGCATAAAAATCCTGATacag AGTATTCTGAAGAACACAGTGGAGGGTTCAAAAGAGGAAAACACAGCCTGCAGAGCTCTAACTACCGTGAATGAG atgattaAAGAGGCAAATACACAAGTGGGTCAGATGAAGCAGATGGAGGAGCTCATACACATCACCACTATGCTAGAGTTTGACAAACTCAAG GCAATTCCTCTGGTGTCTCGGACACGGTGTCTGGAGAAACAAGGTGAGCTACAGGAGCTCATTAAAGGAGGATCAATGTTCAGCTTCCGCTTCCGATTCAATCCCATCTACATCTTCCTCTTCAATGACATCATTATCCTTACACGCAGGAG cagtgTAAATGCAGATCGTTTCCTGGTTCTTGACCATGCCCACCGCTCACTGGTTCAGGTCCAACCTCAGTTAGACCACACCTTCTCTCTAATAATGCTGGAGAATCACCAGGGCAAGATGTGTGAGCGTGTACTGAAGGCTAACACAGA ATCAGATCTACACCGGTGGACAGCAGCATTTCCATCTGTCTCTATCACTCAAGaattaaaagaagaaagagtGTATGCTGATTGGG ACTGCCCACAGGTCCAGTGCATCAATCAGTATGTTGCAAAACAGGCTGATGAGCTCAGCCTAGAACCTTCAGACATCATCAATGTTATACGCAAAACAAGCGAGG GTTGGTGGGAGGGGATTCGACTCTCCGATCAAACGACTGGTTGGTTTCCACACAACGTCGTGATTGAGGTCACCAATGATCACCAGCGCCGCCGTAACCTTCGAGAACAATACCGAATCTCTCAGGCAGCCAATCACAGCACTACAAGCACAGCTTTACTACAAACAGCCAATCACAGTGTTCCCAACTGA